One Candidatus Poribacteria bacterium genomic window, AGTAATGCCACAGGTCAAAATAGAGAAACTCAATCGCTTCATCGAAGGGTTCCGGTGTCAGTAACCCTTCTTTGCGGAGGGATGCCATCAGCGTTTCGGCTTCGGCAATTTTGACATTGGTGGCTTGGACAACCCCTTCGGCTTCCTGATAGTATCTGTCTACGTGCGGTTGAGTATGGCACTTCAAACAGGTTTCTTTCATCGCGTCTTGTCCTCGCTGATACGTCGGACGCTTATCGGAGACAGCAGCAAAGAGCCAATACGAAAGACGCTCGGTTGTATCGTGCGTTACCTTCAAGCCTTCCAAGCCGCTCATGTGGCAGGTAGCACAGGTCGGTATGGACATATCCGCTGTGGTGAGTTTTTTCGGGTCAGCATTGAGATTCAGATCGTGTTTCTGAGCGTTGTAAAGCACACCATGCTTTGATTCATGATAGATCTCAATTTGTGAATGGTCGGGACCCATGTGACACTGCCCGCACGTTTCTGGCTCACGGGCAAGTGCGATTGATGTGGAGTGTCGTGCGTGACAGGCAGTACATGTTCCGATCGAGCCGTCTGCGTTCGGCTTACCTATATCATGGCAACCGAGACAACCGACGTCAGTCGCGCTTTGCCCTTCTTTCGAGGCGAGTTGATTCGCGGCGCGATTCACTGCTCCCTTATGATAGGTTTCGGCATACGCAACCTGCTCCTCCGTGAAATCTTGTTTACCCAAAACCGCCGCCCAAGCAGGCGCGGCGTGACGACTCCTGATAAACTGGTCATATTCGGTCGAATGACACTGACTACAGTTTTTCGATGTGAGATGTTTAGCGATCATGAATCCACGATGTGCTTGCTTCTCTTGACCTTCTAATGCACCGTGGCAGTCAAGGCAGTTAATCCCTTTTGCCGCGTGAAGACTGCGCTCGAATTGATGCACAACTGCTGATGTTTCTTTCCGATGGCACGTCGCGCACTTACCTGTACTTCTGACAAACTCGGCTTTCGGCTGTTCCGTTTCTTGAGTCGGTCGTTTGGCGTTGAAAATCAGTGTCGCGATGATCAGCGCGCTTCCTAAAAAAACGGCAATAAAGACAGATTTGAACGCGTTGTTGCCCGCTCCGGAATGTGAGCCCTGCGAACCTGCCATATTTATTATCCTTTCGTTGATTAGAGAATCGTTCGTAAATCCATCGAGCAAGTGCTAAGGGATCTGGATCGAAACGATTCTGACCCACAGTCCCTTTAGAGAGATAACTGCAGCTCATAAGACACCAAAAGCCATGTCAAAAAAAACAATAAAAGATCAAGTAAGTTCCTAGAACGCCCCGGAGCGTTTGGCTTCCTTGGCTTTCTCTTCATCATAAAGAAGACCATCAATGAAATGATGGCTAATCTTGGCGTGCCAGTAACTTGCCGTATGATGGCAAACACCAAGGGACCCCAAATCGCTGAGAACTTGCTAAAGACGGAGTAAAACCCGTAAAACTCAGCCGAGGCTTCTTTGGGAATCATCGCCCCGTAAAAAGAACGACTGAGCGCCTGCGAACC contains:
- a CDS encoding nitrate reductase, whose protein sequence is MAGSQGSHSGAGNNAFKSVFIAVFLGSALIIATLIFNAKRPTQETEQPKAEFVRSTGKCATCHRKETSAVVHQFERSLHAAKGINCLDCHGALEGQEKQAHRGFMIAKHLTSKNCSQCHSTEYDQFIRSRHAAPAWAAVLGKQDFTEEQVAYAETYHKGAVNRAANQLASKEGQSATDVGCLGCHDIGKPNADGSIGTCTACHARHSTSIALAREPETCGQCHMGPDHSQIEIYHESKHGVLYNAQKHDLNLNADPKKLTTADMSIPTCATCHMSGLEGLKVTHDTTERLSYWLFAAVSDKRPTYQRGQDAMKETCLKCHTQPHVDRYYQEAEGVVQATNVKIAEAETLMASLRKEGLLTPEPFDEAIEFLYFDLWHYYGRTAKHGAFMGGADFVQWHGNYELLLKMTEMKEIAAQLRENRAKK